The Pyxidicoccus sp. MSG2 DNA segment CCGCAGGGCCTCGACCAGCGTGTCGAAGGGCAGCTCGGAGTGCGCGTAGGCCCCGAGCGCCACCTCCTTCACGCGCGCGAGCAGCTGCCGGAACGTCGGGTTGCCCGACATCCCGACGCGGAGCACGAGCTGGTTGACGAACAGGCCGATGAGCCCCTGCGTCCTGGGGTGGTGCCGGTTGGCGATGTCCGTGCCCACCACGAGGTCCGTGCGTCCCGTGCGGGCGTGGAGCACCGCCAGGAAGGCGGAGAGCAGCGTCATGAAGGGCGTGGCGCCCTCGGCCCGGCCGAGCGCCGCGAGCGCCTCGGTGGACTCCGGGGAGAACGAGAGCGGATGCCACGCCCCTCGCAGCGAGGGCATCGCGGGCCGGGGATGGGCCTCCGGCAGCTCGAGTACGGGCGGGGCGCCGGCGAGCTGGGACTTCCACCAGGCCGCCTCGGACTCCCGCAGCCCCTCCTCCAGGCGGCGCCGCTGCCACGCGGCGAAGTCCGCGTATTGGAGGGGGAGCTCGGGCAGCGCGAAGGGCCTGCCCTCGCGCAGGGCCGTGTACAGGGCACCCAGCTCGCGGACGAGCACCCCCATGGACCAGCCGTCCGTGACGAGGTGATGCAGGGTGAGCACCAGCAGGTGCCGGTCTCCGGCGAGCTTCAGCAGCCGGGCGCGGACGAGCGGTCCGTGCTCGAGGTCGAAGGGGCGCCGCACCTCCTCGGTGAGGAGCCGCCGGGAGACCGGTTCGCGCTCCACCTCGGGGAGGGCGGACAGGTCGGTGAGGGCGCCGTCCCTGGAGAAGAGCGAGTCCGGCACGTCTCGCGCGGGAGTGATGCGCTGCACGCGCGAGCCGGCCACGGTGGGGAAGGATGCCCGCAGGGCCTCGTGCCGGCGGAGGACGGTGGCGAGGCTTCGCCCGAGCAGCGCCACGTCGAGCTCGCCCTCGAGCAACACCGCCGCGGGGATGTTGTACGCGGAGCTCGCCGGGGCGAGCTGCTCCAGGAAGAGGATCCGCTCCTGCGCATGCGAGAGGGGGACGGTGTCGCCGTGGGGGACGGACTCGAGCGGCGGCAGCGCTGGGGAGGGGGAGTGGAGCGCAGCGAGCACCCGGGCCGTGAGCTCGCGCAGGCTGACGCCATCGAGCAGGTGCGCGATGGGGAGGCTGACGCCCAGGTCCTCCTCGAGCACGGCCTTGAGCTCCACGGAATGGATGGAGTCGAGCCCGAACGCGGTGAGAGGGCGGGCCTCGTCGAGCGCCGCTTCCGGGACGGAGAGCCGCCTCGCGAGGTGGGCGCGGAAGGACGCTTCCAGCACGCGCGGGCGCTCCGACTCCGGGTGCGACAGGAGTGCCTCCCGGGTCAGGCGCGGAAGCTCGGGGGCGGGCTGCCGCGCGAGTTCCCCGCTCGCGAGGGTGCTTCGGGCGATGAGCTCGAGCCCACCCGAGAGGTACAGCTCCCGGCAGGCGCGGCGCTGGATCTTCCCGCTCGACGTCTTCGGGATGCTGCCCTGGGAGATGAGCACCACCTCGTATGGGGAGACCTGGTGCTGTGCGGCCACGGCCTCGCGGATCGAATCGAGGAGCGCTTGGGGCTCGAAGGGTTGCGAGCGCGAGGCCTCCAGGACGAGCACGAGCCGCTCCTCACCGGCCACGTCCACGGAGAAGGCGGCGGAGCAGCCGGGGCGCAGGGCGGGGTGGAGGGGCTCGGCGGTCTGTTCGAGGTCCTGCGGGTAGAGGTTGCGCCCGCGCAGGATGATGAGGTCCTTGAGGCGACCGGAGACGAAGAGCTCGCCACCGACGAGGAAGCCGAGGTCGCCGGTGCGCAGCCAGGGGCCCTCGCCGGTGTCGCTCCGGTGGGCCTGGAAGGTCCGGGTGGTCTCCTCGGGCTTGTCCCAGTAGCCCTGGGCGACGCTCGGGCCCCGGACCCAGATTTCACCCGTGCGGCCCTCGGACAGGGGCGTGGCCGATGCGGGGTCGACGATGAGGAGCTCATGGCCCGGCACCGCGGAGCCGCACCCCACGAGGGTGCGCGAATCGCCGGGGCCCCGGTCGGAGACACGCGACTCGAGCGCCTCGCCGCGCTCCAGCGCCTCGCGCTGGAAGTGGCGCACGGTGGGAGCGGTGGCCTTCCGCCCGGTGGTGACGCACAGGGTGCCTTCGGCCAGCCCGTAGCAACCGAAGAAGGACTCCGGGCGGAAGCCGCTCGGAGCGAAGGCCTGGGCGAAGCGCTCGAGAGTCTCGGCGCGGATGGGCTCGGCACCCGTGAAGGCGAGCTCCCACGTACTCAGGTCGAGCGTGGCGCGTTGCTCGGGCGGGGTCTTCCGGACGCACAGGTCGTAGGCGAAGTTGGGCCCGCCGGAGAACCGGGCGCGGTAGCGGGAGATGGCCTCGAGCCAGCGCGCGGGGCGCTGCAGGAAGTCGAGCGGCGACAGGAGGACGATGGACAGCTCCGCGTAGAGGGGCTGGAGGATGCCGCCGATGAGCCCCATGTCGTGGTAGGGGGGCAGCCAGCTCACGGCGCGGCTCCGGGGCGGGCTCCCGAAGGTCTGCTGGATGGCGGTGGAGTTGCGCAGCAGATTGCCGTGGGTGAGGACGACCCCGCGAGGCGAGCCCGTGGAGCCGGAGGTGTACTGGAGGAAGGCGAGCGACTGGGAGGTGAGGCCCGGATCCATCCAGGCTGAGGCGGTGTCCTGGGGCACCTCGTCGCTGGCGAGCCAGGTGAGGGAGGCGAGCCGGGGTGCCTGCTCGGCCATCCAGCCGGCCATGGCGTGGATGGCGGAGGTGGTGAGCACGAAGCGCGCGCGGGCGTCGGCGATGAGGGCCTCGAGCCGTGGCAGGGTGCGCTGGAGGCGGGACGGATCGGGCGGGTAGGCGGGGACGGCGACGGCGCCCGCGTAGAGGCACCCGAAGAAGGCGGTGATGTACTCGAGGCCGGGCGGGTGGAGGAGCAGCACCCGCTCGCCGCGAGCCCCCTGCTCCTGGAGGAGGGCGCCGATGGCCCGCGCCTGCCGGTCGAGCCCCGCACAGGTGAGCCGGGCCTCCTGCGTCTCACCATCCAGCAGGAAGGTGTAGATGACCTCATCCGGTGCGCTGGCGGCGCGCTGACGGGCCAGGTCGATGAGGGTGTCCATGCGCCGTGGACGGTAGTCCGAAGTTGAAGGTGATGTCATATTCACGCGCCATGCGCATCACGCTCATCACGTTCGGCACGGAGGGAGACGTCCGGCCCCTGGTGGCGTTGGCCGAGGGCCTCGCCCGGGCGGGACACACCCCGGTGCTGGTGGCCGACCCGACGTTCGCGCCGCTCACCGAGGGGCGCGGCATCGTCTTCAAGCCCCTCTCCGGTGACATCCGCACCACCACGGCCAGCTCGGAGATGGAGGCGCTCTTCACCCGGGGCCTCAACCCGGCGGAGCTCTCGCGCATGATGGCGCGCCTCGCCATCGACCACTCGGAGTCGTGGGCCGAGCAGTTCCTCGCCGCGGCCCGGGGCAGCGACGCCATCATCGCGATGGGCCTGGGGTACTTCATCGGACTGGCCATCGCGGAGAAGCTGGGCATTCCCGCCATCGGCGCGGGCCTGCAGCCCGTGTCTCCCACCGGCCGGTTCCCGCCTCCGCTCATTCCTCCACCCCGGCGCCAGCTGCCAGGGGTGGTCAACCACGCGCTGCACGTGGCGGTGCGGCAGCTCGTCTGGCTCGGCTTCCGCCGCATGGTCAACCAGGCGCGCCGCAACGTGCTGGGACTGGAGCCCTGGTCGCTCGTCCATCCCGGCCACGTCATGTTGAAGCGCCGCTGGCCGGTCATCTACGGCTACTCGCCCGTGGTCGTCCCGCAGCCGTCCGACTGGCCCGACATCATCAAGGTCACCGGCTACTGGTTCCTGGATGGAGCCGGTACCTGGAAGCCGCCGGCGGCGCTGCTCGACTTCCTCGATGCCGGGCCAGCGCCCGTGTATGTCGGCTTCGGCAGCATGGGCGGCTTCGACCCGGCGGAGACGAGCCGGCTCGTCGTCCGCGCGCTGAACGGCCGGCGTGCGGTGCTGGCGGCGGGCTGGGGTGCGCTGGACCGGAGTGCCCTCCCCGACACCGTGCACTTCCTGGACTCGGCGCCGCACGACTGGCTCTTCCCCCGGATGTCCGCCGTCGTGCACCACGGCGGCGCGGGGACCACGGCCGCGGCGCTCCGCGCGGGCGTGCCCATGGTCATCGTGCCGTTCCTGGGTGATCAGCCCTTCTGGGGCTGGCGCATGGAGCTGCTCGGCGTGGCGCCAGGCCCGATTCCGCGCAAGCAGCTCACGGCGGAGAACCTCGCCTCGGCGATTGCCGCCACGGACCGACCCGGGCTGCGCGAGCGGGCCCAACAGCTTGGCGGACTCATTCGCGCCGAGGACGGCGTGGCCCGGGCGGTGCGCATCATCGAGGGAGTGCGATGAGCGCCGTGCGAGAGGCACCGGGCACGAGGGGCCACTGGTTCTGGGGCAGCCTGCGCGAGCGGCGGAGGGAGTCGCTCCACTTCTTCCTCCGGATGCACCGCGAGCACGGCCGCGTGGCGCAGTGGCGGATGGGGCCCTTCAACCGGGTGCTCTCCCTGGTGGACCCGGAGCACGTGCGGCACGTCCTGGTGGAGCACGTGGGCCGGTACACGAAGGGCTTTGGGGGGCAGCGGCTGAGCGCCATGCTCGGCAACGGGCTGCTGACCAGCGAGGGAGACTTCTGGAAGCGGCAGCGGCGGCTGGCCCAGCCCGCGTTCCACCGCGAGCGGCTGGTGCCGATGGTGCGGGTGATGGAGGAGGAAGGTCGGCGCATGCTGGAGCGCTGGCGGGAGCGTCCGGACCCTTCCGCGCCGCTGAACCTGGCGGAGGAGATGGCGAGGACGACGCTCTCCATCGCCAGCCGGGCGCTCTTCTCCACGCAGGTGATTGGCGAGGCGGGCCGTGTCCTGCCGGCGCTCACGGTGGCGCAGCAGGAGGTGAACGGGCGCGTCCTCGCCCTGTTTCCGCTGCCGCTCGCCCTTCCCACTCCGGGCAACCGCGCCTTCCTGCGGGCGCGCCGGACGCTCGACGCCGTCGTCTTCGACATCATCGCCCGTCGCCGCCGGGGGGAGACGACCGGGCAGGACCTGCTGGCGATGCTGATGGAGGCCCGCGACGCGGACACGGGCGAGGGCATGACGGACGCCCAGCTCCGCGACGAGCTGATGACGCTCTTCATCGCCGGGTATGAGACCACCGCCAACGCGCTGGCCTGGACCTGGTCCCTGCTGTCCCAGCACCCGGAGGTGGAAGCGCGGGCGCGCGCGGAGGTGGCCCGGGTGCTCGGCGAGCGGGTGCCCGAAGCCGAGGACATCCCCCGGCTGCGCTACCTCTCGCAGGTCATCGAGGAGAGCATGCGCCTCCACCCTCCCGCCTGGGTGCTGGTGCGGCAGGCGCTGGAGGAGGACGCGCTGGACGGCATTCGCATCCCCGCGGACCCACGCCTCATCGTGGCCATCTCACCGTGGACCATCCACCGCCAGCCGGACCTCTGGCCGGAGCCGGAGCGGTTCGATCCGGACCGCTTCTCACCGGAGCGCGCGGCGGGGCGGCCCCGCCTGGCCTACCTGCCCTTCGGCGCGGGACAGCGTCTGTGCATCGGCACCCACTTCGCCATGATGGAGATGGTGCTCCTGCTCGCGCAGGTGCTCCGGCGCTACCGACTCAGGCGCGTGCCGGGCACGAAGGAGGAGCAGGAACCCCTGGTGGCGCTCCGCCCCAAGGGAGGAGTGCCCATGTACCTGGAGCCCCTCGACTCCTGAACGGCCATCATCCGATGGCCGCCCGCAGCCGCTGCTCGAAGCGGCCCAGGAGCGACTCGGCGCGGCCCGGCCCGAGGTTCCGCCGGTCATAGACGGTGTGGGCGCGCAGCCCGCCACACGTGCTGACCGACATCACCACGGCCTGGCTCGGCAGCGCTCCGCCCAGGAAGCCCATGCCCTGGAGCGTCAGCGTCCGTCCGGGTTCCGGCGTGGGCAGGCGTCCGACGTTGGTGATGACGCTGTTCCAAGGGAAGCGCATCATCCCCTGGATGAGCGCGATGCCCCCCTCCCGCGAAAAGTTCGGCGGGGCCTGCGCGTAGGTGAGCTCGTGCAGGAGGTGGGCATTGCCCAGCTCGGCCTGCTGCCGGACGTCCTGCGTGACGGTGCGCGCCAGCTCCCAGAACGGCTCCTGGTTGCTCACCCGGATGCGGCTGACCACGCCCGACAGGCGCACCCCGATGTCCTCGGAGCCCGTGGGGCTGTGACGCACGGTACGCAGGTCCACGGGTGAGCCGAGCGACAGCACCACCGAATGCCTGGGTGGCAGGAACTCCGCGTGCAGGGCCCCCAGCCACGCCGCCCCCAGGGCTCCGTGGACCGTCGCACCGTTTCGCCGGCAGGTCCGGACCAGCGCCTCCGTCTGCTCGGGCGACAGCTCCAGCAGGTGGTGGCCATTCTCCCGGGTCAGGCGCAGCTCCTCGCACAGCCCCGGGACGACATTGCCGGGAGCCAGCGTCTGGGCCCGTGCCCGGATGTCCGCGACCACCTTCGCGAAGTGGCGGGCCTTGTCCGGCGCGCCGAAGGCCTCGGGGCGATAGAACGACTCCTGGGCTGGCGGTGGCGCGCTGGGAGGCGGGGCCACGCCCTCATCCAGGAAGCGAACCAGCTCCGTCAGCAGCCTCGCGCTCGAACGGCCGTCGGCGATGGCGTGATGGAACGTCAGCCCCACCCGCGACCGCGCCGCGTCACCGGCCACGTGAGCCCGGAACAGGGGCGCACTGCCGTCCGCGAAGGGCCGGTCCAGCTCGCGCAGCCAGTGGGCGAGCAGCTCCTCCGGCGCGAGGCGCACCAGCTCCGGCGGGACCACGTCCACGGACTCGAAGCAGGGGCGGCCCACAGTGGCGTCCTCGACGATGCGCGCCCGCAGGAGGGGGTGGGCCTCGGCGAGTGCCACGAGCCCTCGCGCGAGCGCCTCGTCCGAGACGGGGCCGGTGAGCTCCGCGTAGGCCACGA contains these protein-coding regions:
- a CDS encoding condensation domain-containing protein, with the translated sequence MDTLIDLARQRAASAPDEVIYTFLLDGETQEARLTCAGLDRQARAIGALLQEQGARGERVLLLHPPGLEYITAFFGCLYAGAVAVPAYPPDPSRLQRTLPRLEALIADARARFVLTTSAIHAMAGWMAEQAPRLASLTWLASDEVPQDTASAWMDPGLTSQSLAFLQYTSGSTGSPRGVVLTHGNLLRNSTAIQQTFGSPPRSRAVSWLPPYHDMGLIGGILQPLYAELSIVLLSPLDFLQRPARWLEAISRYRARFSGGPNFAYDLCVRKTPPEQRATLDLSTWELAFTGAEPIRAETLERFAQAFAPSGFRPESFFGCYGLAEGTLCVTTGRKATAPTVRHFQREALERGEALESRVSDRGPGDSRTLVGCGSAVPGHELLIVDPASATPLSEGRTGEIWVRGPSVAQGYWDKPEETTRTFQAHRSDTGEGPWLRTGDLGFLVGGELFVSGRLKDLIILRGRNLYPQDLEQTAEPLHPALRPGCSAAFSVDVAGEERLVLVLEASRSQPFEPQALLDSIREAVAAQHQVSPYEVVLISQGSIPKTSSGKIQRRACRELYLSGGLELIARSTLASGELARQPAPELPRLTREALLSHPESERPRVLEASFRAHLARRLSVPEAALDEARPLTAFGLDSIHSVELKAVLEEDLGVSLPIAHLLDGVSLRELTARVLAALHSPSPALPPLESVPHGDTVPLSHAQERILFLEQLAPASSAYNIPAAVLLEGELDVALLGRSLATVLRRHEALRASFPTVAGSRVQRITPARDVPDSLFSRDGALTDLSALPEVEREPVSRRLLTEEVRRPFDLEHGPLVRARLLKLAGDRHLLVLTLHHLVTDGWSMGVLVRELGALYTALREGRPFALPELPLQYADFAAWQRRRLEEGLRESEAAWWKSQLAGAPPVLELPEAHPRPAMPSLRGAWHPLSFSPESTEALAALGRAEGATPFMTLLSAFLAVLHARTGRTDLVVGTDIANRHHPRTQGLIGLFVNQLVLRVGMSGNPTFRQLLARVKEVALGAYAHSELPFDTLVEALRPPRDARYNPLFQVMFVLENAPLPELALPGLTSRQLPVDDGGSPFDLSVILSESSGRLGGSLRYSTALFDAAAISRLAGDFEALLTAATGRPDATLEELRDTLAELHRQRKLTQAEALRGARAEKFRNIRRKSEG
- a CDS encoding phthiocerol/phthiodiolone dimycocerosyl transferase family protein, with the translated sequence MTAWRRPLGLAECLFWQIDRVICGNFVAYAELTGPVSDEALARGLVALAEAHPLLRARIVEDATVGRPCFESVDVVPPELVRLAPEELLAHWLRELDRPFADGSAPLFRAHVAGDAARSRVGLTFHHAIADGRSSARLLTELVRFLDEGVAPPPSAPPPAQESFYRPEAFGAPDKARHFAKVVADIRARAQTLAPGNVVPGLCEELRLTRENGHHLLELSPEQTEALVRTCRRNGATVHGALGAAWLGALHAEFLPPRHSVVLSLGSPVDLRTVRHSPTGSEDIGVRLSGVVSRIRVSNQEPFWELARTVTQDVRQQAELGNAHLLHELTYAQAPPNFSREGGIALIQGMMRFPWNSVITNVGRLPTPEPGRTLTLQGMGFLGGALPSQAVVMSVSTCGGLRAHTVYDRRNLGPGRAESLLGRFEQRLRAAIG
- a CDS encoding cytochrome P450, whose translation is MSAVREAPGTRGHWFWGSLRERRRESLHFFLRMHREHGRVAQWRMGPFNRVLSLVDPEHVRHVLVEHVGRYTKGFGGQRLSAMLGNGLLTSEGDFWKRQRRLAQPAFHRERLVPMVRVMEEEGRRMLERWRERPDPSAPLNLAEEMARTTLSIASRALFSTQVIGEAGRVLPALTVAQQEVNGRVLALFPLPLALPTPGNRAFLRARRTLDAVVFDIIARRRRGETTGQDLLAMLMEARDADTGEGMTDAQLRDELMTLFIAGYETTANALAWTWSLLSQHPEVEARARAEVARVLGERVPEAEDIPRLRYLSQVIEESMRLHPPAWVLVRQALEEDALDGIRIPADPRLIVAISPWTIHRQPDLWPEPERFDPDRFSPERAAGRPRLAYLPFGAGQRLCIGTHFAMMEMVLLLAQVLRRYRLRRVPGTKEEQEPLVALRPKGGVPMYLEPLDS
- a CDS encoding glycosyltransferase, producing the protein MSYSRAMRITLITFGTEGDVRPLVALAEGLARAGHTPVLVADPTFAPLTEGRGIVFKPLSGDIRTTTASSEMEALFTRGLNPAELSRMMARLAIDHSESWAEQFLAAARGSDAIIAMGLGYFIGLAIAEKLGIPAIGAGLQPVSPTGRFPPPLIPPPRRQLPGVVNHALHVAVRQLVWLGFRRMVNQARRNVLGLEPWSLVHPGHVMLKRRWPVIYGYSPVVVPQPSDWPDIIKVTGYWFLDGAGTWKPPAALLDFLDAGPAPVYVGFGSMGGFDPAETSRLVVRALNGRRAVLAAGWGALDRSALPDTVHFLDSAPHDWLFPRMSAVVHHGGAGTTAAALRAGVPMVIVPFLGDQPFWGWRMELLGVAPGPIPRKQLTAENLASAIAATDRPGLRERAQQLGGLIRAEDGVARAVRIIEGVR